From Coffea arabica cultivar ET-39 chromosome 10e, Coffea Arabica ET-39 HiFi, whole genome shotgun sequence, one genomic window encodes:
- the LOC113711802 gene encoding CST complex subunit CTC1 isoform X3: protein MEGKTANILKISDLISCARPLTGVSSLTPGGNVPSSAPQPQDEPPMHFNKPTSQNPTIKLLKPLNHPAILIGAVSLPLHSNKNNDDVSTIECSCLQFTDGSVTICCDVLDFQLQMIGQKIRICAWNFIPLRVGCRLSGFLEIIRWEFIEYSSNLTEFSLGLGAFDCKDDSKVKYSLFGVLESISPVSVVPCSTGGSSSRCDSRNICGFLVKILVCECEFCRSRKTILALRDLSDESCKNHCFLKCLIVYFCGSASSWHPVMVRLIGNLISLSGLKKKLVYIGKDDSELMYVTTDKALLRLPVMAKKYISKEKAEVRGFGEVGSYAGTVTGVYMQGMVVELDQGVLLLLTDHQLMVPHSLRVGAIVSVKNVHFVSAKYSWTKILLLGTCFMTCICVESFSPMETGCHRNSHSQNSLRKFVDSMVFPARLWVLLTVTCFRKKFAGILSEKEILGSKHEVGLAQTYTNSHLPASAYQMRHGVFLEYCRHGSCAYHKEEDYSHLKLVVPISCLWSDFENRWIKMLLDSEDEFDIINSRREKYYLSCCGKSYANLIRKTFQIQDTGVILLGNLKVPLSSGRLQLVDATGSIDVVIPDIPSNWDLKRVYEVEDFTIVMQGIPDYLDCSKLLASEPLTCRNIFENAPLVRETKISLFLYYHFGGKTSCHSSFSSKKSKESLQEFEGGNFHLLLLKHKFPLLHKAQESGLSEAANLTCGCSNDSYCTDFCTKRKHCDASCPLKFPCLISSRSIKCPYQGLVHCTDKKEVTSSGCNPDGRRVFLEFDSESLNMYQRLRIGAFYMVKHHQNDVLCRAKVDDKALGGVILVSSETCLWRLSFSSDVVAKNSDPSPIVQQSDSCVSNDEITPDTTQQFQVEPLKFNGFSPESYSDFNLCVPADVISYFKIDANNSKTSLMKSPASLEEEIGIYNVHRTAITATVLSPETGHSNLLLPEGNLLTFRGQIVAIHDSSRTSFVEHLWNESPVNVHQPIFSQGTSIICIHALVDYHMAMIFGALDKQAYPTGFGTGVHATFHRILVLGQQNHYMLIPASFIEIDSVNVVDNGCNNENDPVANSIVACYATSPSAFPAALISEVTDGTGIKLMQLHCRVVGVHVLILQENKKASYSSTRLQSGSLMVEIPLAGFILDDGSSCCCCWANHERAANMLGLPTQFISTEACARTSQRLKIPVRRKTNNSSFDHLNRIIRQHKRVVVKNFGSMIDSSCLDLTFSVGGDKVIGSSDENLLRCLVMSACFSSLWTVVGSLMDSTAINRLEKQLSGLEMTLFPLPNIWASSVCRSDPLAQSRMILQALIKN from the exons ATGGAAGGCAAAACCGCCAATATCCTCAAAATCTCCGATCTCATCAGCTGCGCTCGGCCGCTCACCGGCGTTTCCTCGCTCACTCCGGGCGGTAATGTTCCTTCTTCAGCGCCCCAACCGCAAGATGAGCCTCCCATGCACTTTAATAAACCCACCTCGCAAAACCCTACAATTAAACTCCTGAAACCCTTGAATCACCCAGCAATTCTCATCGGAGCTGTATCCCTGCCGTTACACTCCAACAAGAATAATGATGATGTTTCCACAATTGAATGTAGCTGCTTACAGTTTACCGATGGCTCTGTCACAATTTGTTGCGACGTCCTTGATTTTCAGCTGCAAATGATAGGTCAAAAGATCCGCATTTGCGCCTGGAATTTTATTCCTTTGAGAGTTGGGTGTAGGTTAAGTGGGTTTTTGGAGATTATTAGATGGGAGTTCATAGAATATTCTTCGAATTTGACTGAATTTTCATTAGGTTTGGGTGCATTTGATTGTAAGGATGATTCAAAGGTTAAATATTCGCTATTTGGTGTACTGGAATCCATAAGTCCTGTATCCGTAGTTCCATGTTCGACAGGTGGTAGTAGTTCTAGATGTGATTCGAGAAATATTTGCGGGTTTCTTGTAAAAATCTTGGTTTGTGAGTGCGAATTTTGTAGGTCTCGGAAAACCATATTGGCATTGAGAGATTTAAGTGATGAGAGCTGTAAAAATCATTGCTTTTTGAAATGTTTGATTGTCTATTTCTGTGGGTCTGCTTCATCTTGGCACCCGGTGATGGTGAGATTAATAGGGAATCTTATTTCACTCTCTGGATTGAAGAAGAAGTTGGTTTATATTGGAAAGGATGATTCCGAACTGATGTATGTAACCACCGATAAAGCTTTGTTGCGGCTTCCTGTGATGGCAAAGAAAtatatttcaaaagaaaaggctgAGGTGAGAGGGTTTGGTGAGGTTGGCAGCTATGCTGGAACCGTTACCGGGGTTTACATGCAGGGCATGGTTGTGGAGTTGGATCAAGGAGTGCTTCTTTTGTTAACAGACCACCAGCTGATGGTACCACATAGTTTGAGAGTTGGTGCCATT GTATCTGTGAAAAATGTTCATTTTGTGAGCGCGAAGTATTCTTGGACAAAGATACTTTTGCTTGGTACCTGCTTCATGACATGCATTTGTGTTGAATCATTTTCTCCAATGGAAACAGG TTGCCACAGGAACTCACATTCCCAAAACTCTCTCCGGAAATTTGTCGACTCAATGGTGTTTCCAGCAAGACTATG GGTACTACTGACTGTCACATGTTTCCGGAAAAAGTTTGCTGGGATTTTGTCTGAGAAGGAAATATTAGGATCAAAACAT GAGGTAGGACTAGCTCAAACATATACCAATTCACATCTACCTGCATCTGCCTACCAAATGCGG CACGGAGTGTTCTTGGAGTATTGCAGGCATGGTTCGTGTGCTTATCATAAGGAAGAGGATTATAGTCATCTCAAATTA GTGGTACCCATTTCTTGTTTATGGAGCGATTTTGAGAACAGATGGATCAAAATGTTGTTGGACTCAGAAGATGAATTTGATATTATCAATAGCAGGAGGGAGAAATACTATCTATCCTGCTGTGGAAAATCTTATGCAAACCTGATAAGGAAAACTTTTCAAATTCAAGATACTGGTGTAATTTTACTTGGAAATCTAAAG GTTCCACTATCATCTGGGAGGTTGCAGCTTGTTGATGCTACTGGAAGCATTGATGTTGTTATACCTGACATTCCATCAAACTGGGATTTGAAAAGAGTTTATGAG GTGGAAGACTTCACGATAGTAATGCAAGGGATACCTGATTATCTGGACTGTTCAAAATTACTTGCAAGTGAACCATTGACATGTAGGAATATCTTTGAGAATGCTCCACtagtgagagagacaaaaatatCGCTTTTCCTTTACTAtcattttggaggaaaaacaTCATGTCATTCATCTTTTTCTAGCAAGAAGTCTAAAGAAAGCCTTCAGGAGTTTGAGGGTGGAAATTTTCACCTACTTCTGTTAAAGCACAAATTTCCATTGCTTCATAAG GCCCAGGAATCTGGATTATCAGAGGCTGCAAACTTGACCTGTGGCTGCTCGAATGATTCATATTGCACTGACTTCTGTACCAAGAGAAAACACTGTGACGCCAGTTGTCCACTTAAATTTCCTTGTCTGATCTCTAGTAGAAGTATTAAGTGTCCTTACCAAGGTCTTGTGCATTGCACAGACAAAAAGGAAGTGACAAGTTCCGGGTGCAATCCAGATGGAAGAAGGGTTTTCCTGGAGTTTGATTCTGAAAGTTTGAACATGTATCAA AGACTGAGAATTGGTGCTTTCTACATGGTAAAGCACCATCAAAATGACGTGCTCTGTCGTGCAAAGGTTGATGATAAAGCACTTGGTGGTGTAATACTAGTTAGTTCTGAAACATGTCTCTGGCGCCTATCATTCTCTTCTGATGTGGTTGCCAAGAATTCAGATCCGTCACCTATAGTTCAACAGAGTGATTCATGTGTCAGCAATGATGAAATTACGCCTGATACTACTCAGCAATTTCAAGTTGAACCCCTTAAGTTCAATGGTTTTAGTCCTGAATCCTATTCAGACTTCAATTTATGCGTGCCTGCAGATGTCATTAGTTACTTTAAGATTGATGCAAACAATTCTAAAACTAGTCTGATGAAGTCGCCAGCTTCacttgaagaagaaattggcATTTATAATGTACACAGGACAGCAATTACTGCCACTGTGCTTTCTCCTGAAACTGGTCATTCTAATCTTCTTTTGCCTGAAGGAAATCTTCTCACTTTTCGTGGACAAATAGTGGCCATTCATGATTCTAGTCGTACTTCTTTTGTGGAACATTTGTGGAATGAAAGTCCTGTCAATGTTCATCAGCCAATATTTTCTCAAGGAACCAGTATAATTTGCATTCATGCTCTTGTGGACTATCACATG GCCATGATTTTTGGTGCTCTAGATAAGCAAGCTTACCCAACAGGGTTCGGAACAGGAGTCCATGCTACTTTTCACCGAATTCTTGTGCTTGG TCAACAGAATCATTATATGTTGATTCCTGCATCTTTCATTGAGATTGATTCCGTAAATGTTGTTGACAATGGGTGCAACAATGAGAATGATCCTGTAGCCAACTCTATAGTTGCATGCTATGCGACTTCTCCGAGTGCCTTTCCTGCAGCTTTGATCTCTGAAGTAACAGATGGCACGGGTATCAAACTGATGCAACTCCATTGCAGG GTTGTTGGCGTTCATGTCCTAATTCTACAGGAGAATAAGAAAGCTAGCTATTCAAGCACAAGATTGCAATCTGGTTCATTGATGGTTGAGATCCCACTTGCTGGTTTTATTCTGG ATGATGGATCATCCTGCTGTTGTTGCTGGGCTAACCATGAAAGAGCTGCAAATATGCTTGGACTGCCTACTCAATTTATTTCAACTGAAGCTTGTGCACGAACTTCACAGAGATTGAAGATTCCTGTAAGAAGGAAAACCAATAACTCCAGTTTTGACCATTTGAACAGAATTATCAGGCAGCACAAAAGAGTTGtggtaaaaaattttggatcTATGATTGATTCTTCATGTCTGGATCTTACATTTTCTGTGGGCGGTGATAAAGTTATCGGCAGCTCTGATGAAAACCTCCTCCGATGCTTGGTTATGAGTGCCTGCTTCAGTAGTCTATGG ACTGTTGTTGGTAGTCTCATGGATTCAACTGCTATAAACCGGCTAGAAAAGCAATTAAGTGGACTGGAGATGACACTGTTTCCACTCCCAAATATATGGGCCAGCAGTGTTTGTCGCAGTGATCCTCTTGCTCAATCAAGGATGATCCTACAAGCACTCATCAAAAATTAG